The nucleotide sequence CACTTACAGCTGGAAAATCTATGCAACTaactatacacacacacaactctGCACAGGTATTTTATGAGGAGGGAACgagggaggaagaaagaaagaaagggtaGCAGCAGGACTCAGTATGGACGAGCTCCATCGGCTAATCTATCTTCCCTGAACAAGACCACTGAATACTTGACTATTCCCGGCAAGAGTTGCTTCCCACTCGACAGATGATAGAAGGATCTGGGACAAGGATATCACAACTTGCTTCATGTCTGGCCGCAAAATGGGATCTTCATCAACGCATTGCTTTGCCAACATGGCCACCTAAACCAGAGGAAGGACCGTCAATAACCACTTCCCAACTTGAGAGAACAGGTAGTGCTTGTTTCTCATTTAGTTGGAGTTAAAGAACTCCCTGACAGCTCACAGCTTTTAGATGAGTAATAATATAACATGGCATCAAAGCAACGAGATCTACATTAATCCCTCTCAGATTGCTCTCAGGTCATGGGAAACCAGGCCACATGTGAGAAGAAATGTTGAGAACATAGATAGTTCGAGTTTGGGAAACAGCTTCTTTGCAAAGAAGCAGGGGGAAAGCTATGTACAAATACAACCCTTGCAAAGCAAGGAGCTTCGTGTATTGGAgacaattctatttttttagttgaaaattcatCTCTTCCAGCTATAACACCAAATTGTTTGCAGGCAGGCTTGTTTCACCAGGTTTATGTGAGTACAATGTCATTAgcgtttaaaaaaaaaaaaaaacagtattGATAATAGCTTTAGCTTATAGATAGAAcagttaataatattttaacatggTAAGAAAACACCATGGTGTCATCTCAAGGTGGATCAGTGGTATTCTCCCCTTCAGCTTTTTCATTTAGTTTTTCAACATTTTACTGGACAACTTGTTTCCTCGTGCTGAGGGTACAGTAGTGGCTCTTCGTCCTGAAGACCACTTCTGCATTCTTGTCTCCCAGCAAAAACCATCAGCTTTATCAGCTGACTATATATCATTCCAACATCATATCATAAATAGGAAAACCCTTTTACCTTGAAAAGACAGTCATGGGGGTAGAGATCCATAAGGTTAGGATCAATGTGATCTTTCAAGCTTGACATAGTCATAGAGTCAGGTGAATTCCTGAGAGCTGCTAACATCTGAAATTTACAGACATAAAAACGAAGCAATCAGAAATAAGACTTGTTTTAATGCTTGTTGCAGAAGATACACTGGAGAGATGACCAAATGGGAAGAAAAAAGGATTGTATTTCCGAACTACATTAGAATATTCTAATTACATTCATTAATGGTTTAACTTCAACTATGGCATCAAGCATCCTTTCAGAAAGGTACCCATTATGTACCAGAATCATGTAAAGTATCATGTAGCAGAGCTCTTGGATCAAAGCAAAAACCTTTTTATCGGATGCTCATTTTAACATGCACATGCACATGCATATAAACAGAAAACATTAAGCAACATACAGGAACATCAGTATTTGATCTGAAGCATCTCCAAAATGCAGGTGGCCACCCATATATGAATATGGTGTAAACAGTTATTCATTGGTTCAATAAATGGAAAATCAAGAAGGAAAGACAGGTCTGAGAATCAAGAACTGACTCatcgcgccccccccccccccccccccccccaaaaaaaaaaaaaaaaaagaaaaaagggcgTACAATCACAATCACATTCATCCCCCTGCTTCTCTTTTAACTGTTTACAAAACAATTCCAAAAGAGATTACCTGTGAAGGATTCATTTCTTCTGTAAGAACACACATGAAGCTGAACtcaaaaatcttagaaaattacttctataattttgaaaaaaaggcATTTATGGACCCCATGTTGCTTGTCTGAGGTATGGAAAAGCCTAAATCAAGTAGCATTTGGCTGTTAAGTGAGACAAGCAGACTACTACTGAAAAAGCATGTTAATGTTGGGTATACTTTGAAGCAAAAAATGAGGCCAGGATTATAATTGGTTCCACCACTAGTTAAGCGCACTTATTTCTCTGTGGTTCCCAGCAACAAGCTGGAAATATTTTTTGCAAACCAACTAAACTACTTTCCATTGTCATCATTTACGCATTTTATCCACCAAAACCATCTACGTATCTTCAATGCATACACAAACATCAGGATACTTCTTTCCCACTCCCAAGTACCCCCAACAGGAAGCAGAAGCAAAGTCTTCTTTCAAATAAGAACTGTAGAGAATCCCTCCCCTCAAAACACGCATACAGATCACATGTTCCATGGCAATCCCTTCTCCAATTCTACCCTCCACATCtctcaaaaatcaaatatttaaaactctaaaaagtCAAAACTTATATAATCATCTCATGTGGCTCAATCACCTTTCCATTTAATGCCTCAACCCATCGCCACTTGGATCCTCCCCCCTTGCTTAATGATAGTAAATGAATGACATAATTCATTTACTGTTCAGCCTCAGAGTAACAGCTATTTTATAAGCTTTATGGGGCTACATTCTCATTCTAATCCCTATATACTGTCATAAAGAGCTATACAAAATTCATCAAAGTTTTGTTTGGATGGGGTCATTTGACCCATCTTTGGGATTTGTGATTTGAAATCCCAAATCCAATGTTTGGCTACCATTTTATAGgtaggatttggatttggactcAAAAAATGAGAGGATTTCAAATGATTTCACAAGGGGGGTCATTTGgactaaaatatttaattatacattagttacaaaatattttattctcattCATCAATAACAAATACctgtatgtgtatatttattaaaatatacacatatacatatacttgcatatatacatacatgtatacgtgagtatacatacatattatgtacatatatttatgtatgtacaAGTGTACGTACATACGTACATATGTACATATGTATgcatacatattttatatatgtatatgtatgtatgcaaatTATTATGGTGTACTATTTACATATGCGTGTGTATAGATAAGAACATGCATATATACTTACAcatgtaagtatatatattaaacatatataatacacatacttacatatatgtatatatacttaagtatatatatgtatatattattatatatataaatatgtacgTATGTGTATTTACAagtatttaagtatttatatAAGAATGATTGAATTTAAAATCCTCATGTATAATAGTTATCCAAAcacttaaatttcaaataatgtCCCAAATGATAAAATGTGAAATGCAAGCATGTCATATTTGGAATTTCAAATGACATCATTTGAAATACCTCCATCCAAAAGCAACTTAAGAAGATTCCATTGTCTGCTCCATGattgttgaaagaaaaatacaactaaCAAACAATAGAAAAATGTCATGTACCCGGGGTATTAAGGGGTGACAGTGTATAAGGGAGCTAGCAGTGGGTGGTGGTAGTTACAGCTCTGGTTGATTGTACCTAAAATAATAGCTTAAGGCAGTTGTACTTCTAGAACTTGGCGGACAGTTAGCGCCACATGGGGTGTTGGATCAGTACATATACACACTGACCACACCCAATTGAGATCAGGCAATACTACACTTGAGATCTCTTTTGCCTGCTTaaatctctcttctctcttccctctctttctcgatGCTTTCCCGCTCtctgttcttctaattctctctacattcttctATAATTCCCCCTCCCTTCTTCCGAATTCTCACCGCCATTGGTGAGAGCTTTCCTGTCAGATTTGTGGATCTGACAAACAACTACATCAATTACTGGAAGAAAGTTTGGCATAGGCTCAAGCAGTCCTCTCTCCAcctttaatataaatattaagaatACAAGGATTCTCATAATTGTACAtatgaatgtatatattttattttatcagttAAAAAAGTATTGGGGGTGATGTCGTAGTGAGATTTCACGCTTCAAGTAATTCCTAGACAAgatcaattttgatatattggATTAATTGCTCAAGAAAAGGAGAAACTATTGAGGATGTAACTCATACAATAAGGCAAGAAGGCTAGACTAGAGAAGTGTGTAACATTTTAAGCAACTGCAAAAACtctttaaaactaaaaatgaagtTTTATAGAACAGATATAAGATGACTTCCAATGTTGGGTAGTTTAAGTATCAACATGTATAAAATACGAGCATAACTAAGATGATAATGCTACAGTGAATGCGAGAAcgtatagaaaagaaaaaattaaaaactaaaaataagagTATACATAATAAGATTAGAGTAATGCACATTGAAGATAACATGAACAAAATATGATTAAGATAATTGAGACATGTAAGAAGAAAAGTAAATGGACCTATGAGGCAAGCAGATAAAATGGAGTGAGTTTGTAGCAAAATAGGTAAAgaaacacaaaagaaaatttggtAGAAATTTTCTACCATGATAAGATAGTTGGAGAGCTAGGATTCATATAGCCAATCCCTCCTCATGTGTTTAAGGCTTGTGATCattgttgttcttgttgtatgatgggtatttttttttttttaactttacaaCATGTAAGGCCAAGAGAATCACAACATTCACTTACCACATTTTGCCACCAGTATGGGAGATCTtcagcgcccccccccccccctccccaccCAATATTTGGGGTGGCATAGTGGTTGGAGTACTTTTACATCATTTCATCTTAAATGATCAAGATAATTGACATATATTACGAATTCAGTTAGATATCCTACAATACAACCTGAAATATATGAAGATCcagaatttcaaaattcaaactatgcataaaatatcattatcgcCGTACTTTGGTTCTTTTGTTTCCTTAATATGCTTTGAAAAATTTCCTCCAAGGTGTTCATTTGAAATAGCAATTAATCAGCATCTGATTCAGTCAATTAGATACTACTTATCATTGTGAATTGAGGCACATACAAGATCATGTCATTTTAATTCAAATCAACAATTACTTCCATAATAAAGCAATTTTGCATGCATCTAGGAATCCAGCAATCATTTTAGTTCAAATCAACAGTTGCTTTCATAGTGAAAGCATTTCATGTGCACTCACATCTAGTATCCCATAAATAGAACTGTCTTACTGGGATTTGAAATAGCACTCACAATGGAAGCCAATGAACGCCTTCCAGGATTTTTCATCACAATGCCTTCTGTTTGCGCTATGGCTTCCTTTCCTGATATAATCTCAAAAAGAACAACACCAAATGCATAGACATCACTTTTTGTTGTTGCAAGACCATCCCGCAAATATCTGCAAGGAACCATAAGAATGGCACATAGAAGTTAAATTCAGGCCTTCTCACTCTGCATTTCCAGTTGGCAGTGTATTTGTACACTTACTCTGGAGCCAAATAACCAAAAGTTCCAACAACTCTTGTTGCTGAAGCTTCTCCTTCAGTAGTTTTTCCAACAAGTTTTGCCAGCCCAAAATCTGAAATCTACATGGAATGGGAAAAAGAACTCAGATAAAGCTAGCAAACAGAAGGATTACCAAAACAGACCAAGGAGACAAAAAAGATGAACACCTTTGCTTGAAAGGCACCATCAAGTAAGATGTTGCTGGTCTTAATATCTCGATGCACATAATGAGGTTTAGTATGCTCATGGATGTACTCCAGACCTCTAGCAGTATCAAGTGCAATCTGAAGCCTCAAGATCCAAGAAAGTGAAGGATGACCTGAATAAATAACTGGAAAACCTTAGTGCAAACACAGAATAAAACTTAGAAGTATTTCGTATTTCCTGGAACTATTATATCTTGCCTGATGACATCCTTGAAGGCATATTCAAATAAATGGTTATAATAGCGAAGGCTAGAGATAGCACAAAGGATTAAAGCATAATGAACTTCTAACTTAATTTGAACTAGTACCAGAATGGCAAACAGGCTTCCTAACTAGCACAAACCTGATACTGCGGTTTGAAATAAATGACAAAGGATCAAAATCCATTgaatccattttattttatatttcaaacaaCGCCataccaagccttaatcccactaggtggaaTTGGCTACATGGATTTTATCTAACTAATTTTTTCTCCATGGCCATATCTGCTGTAAGTCCATTATAATCTATGTGATACCTAAGAGTTCACcaccaaatttttcttggtcttcctctacttTTTGTTTGAACTTTTTCCGTTTCATCCACTCCTCATAGGAGCATCTactggtcttcttctcacatgaccaaatcattTTAACCATGTCCAGTGCATCTTCTCCTCAACAAGAGCCACTACAACTTTATTACAGATAGCCACAATTCTGTCTTTTCTTGAATTAGAAAACACAAGTAGTAGGGCAGCTATGAAAACACAGTAATGCTCGTCACAtgaaaattgtttatttattttctttttctttttgctaagtTCATGAACGTTGTTCCAGTGACATGGAATTTATTGACTGGTACTGTATATTTCCTGCTTAATATATGCAGACCACCAAGCAACTTGTAGCACAACAATTTGCAACTAGCTAGATATGCAGAGTATGGGATGACATTGTCATAACAATAAATAAAGCTGACACCATACCCTTGCTCGTAGGATCATGTAAATGGCTTCTAAGTGAACCCTTCTGGGCATATTCATAAATGAGGAAGAGCTCATCCTCACTTGCTGCATAACCAATCAATTCTACCTTCACAAAATGAAGCCAAAGTAGAGTCAAAAGCTCTAAAGTTCCCGAGGCAGTAATGATACGCTGTAAGAGATTTCAATTTAAAGTATTGAGGAAAGTTACCAAATTTGTATGATGAACCTTGCAAAGAACTTTCATTTCTGCCATAAATTCCTTGGTCTTTGTAGCAGTCATTCTTTTGATTGCAACTTCCTGAAAGAACTTCACATATTAAAACTGAGagtttaattgtcaaaattactCTATGAAAAAGTAACATAATAATGAGAAGAAACCAAGTTAGTCTGTGACCTGGTCTCGGAGAAGGCCATAATACACAGAGCCATAAGTTCCATGACCCAGAAGATTTGAATCGGAAAAGCCATCAGTAGAAGATAAAATTTCCTCAAAGGTGAAAACCACAGGTTTCTCCATCTCAAAAACATCATTGCTGATAACTGCAAAATgaatgtattaaaataaattgtaaggCAGATAAGCATTCTCAATATTACGAATGAACCATCATGTTTTATACATCCATGTAGGCAGGCATGAgagcgggagagagagagagagagagcactgAAAACACCAATCCATGCTTATCTTAACAATTTTGCCTTAATAGCCCtaatggaaattaaaaaaattttgaaattgtgaACTAAAAAAGTTTCTAGTTCTCAATAGATGAAGTATCCCTCCATGCAAGACAAACCAACAATGAAGGAGAAACTGGTTCCTAACTTCAGGATTGTTATTTGAAACTTGCCAGTCAACAAATCAGATGCACAGATCAAATCTCTTGCAACTATTGTTATGCATGCAAAATGGAATCTTGGTCCATGGAAGCAATATGAAGTTCAGAGTTCAGAAAGGCTTTATGAACCAAGTATACTACATATGTCATAATGTTTATTCATTTTGTAGGTAACATGGTATTTGGCTGCAATACATATTACATCAATTGTTTATTTCCATTGTTTTACtgtctatatatacatatttatttatttttacttttgggTAATGTGGAAACTGAAAACAACAGAACAAACCAGTACTAGACTGGCCGACACAGAGAAACTCCTGGCATAACAGCTCGGAGGGGCACTGTCATGGGCCTACTCCAATGGTAGCTATGAAATCAGTAAGGATGGTCCCTTATCTAAGAGTTTGTTTGAAGCTGTTCTCTGCCTTTCTGCAGATGaacctaaaatcatttatgatgGATCTGAGCATCTTGTATTAGGCTAACAACATGGGTTAAATCATATTAGGTCATGACTTTTGCATAATCTTTGTCCTTAATGCTTCCAGTGTCAGAACCTAAGTTGGCTTTGTACAGTGATCTGAGAGTACGGCTGActattaaacaaaaaatgtaTAGATAATAATCAGAGGATGTtctgaaagaaaaagaagaagcatgCTTGGACACAAAGCTACTGATGTGGTGAAGCAATTTGGACATTATTTTTCTGAGGAAAAAAAATCTCTCTAGTTGCTTTATTATGAAGGGCAAAAGGCAAAATGTGACTTTTGAATTATTTGTAAACTCATGAAAAATGATGGATGCATGTTTCCATTATGTTCTTAAGCACACCTTTATATTTGTCAAGGTGCCAGGTAAACACATCTGTTGGCTGCACAGGCAGCAAAGGTGTATTctcaaaaaagaacaaatataaCAATGGGAAATGAATAAGGAGGCATGCAGACTCTACAAAAGCTTATAGAAGAGCATCCAACTAAGATTAACAGCACAAAGAACACCTAGAACCAATTGATTCAGACATGCGACACCATAAGCTTAATTTTTGCCTGCATAGCATGCATAGAAACTTATGGGGTGCAATTCCCTGATCTGATGACAAAAAGATCAGAGCAGCTTGATCGTGCTagtttaaatcatttttttaaataaatacaattagaCTCTAATAAGATCCAAAGTATGAACCTTTTGGAATATTTATCTGGTGGTCACTAGATTCTCCATTAGTATGCTTGATATCTCCAGACTTGCCACAGATGTACCTCCCAGAAGCACAACAGAAGCTTGTGTTACGAAGAATATGGAACTTATGAGAGATTTTCTGATCAAGATTTTTCCCTCCAGATCCCTGGGTTTCAGAGAAGCACCTTGAAGatcttaaagagaaaaaaagaactATAACTAGAATGATCAGCGCCAAACCAAATCCCAAACTTCCGACGATCCACCCATATGGCACATGAGACTTATGATTCACATGATTTTCTGCAAAACCAATAATACAAGgcaacacataattttttttattgtaattcataccaagaaataaaaaagggtaCTCTAACCTGATATCAATATGTGTTGACACAAACTAATAGTTCTCATAGACAgaagattattatgacatctCTGTCAATAATTAGTAGAAAAAAGGGACATTCATGGAAGTGAAAGCATTTGAAAAGTCTTGttttcctcaaaaacttccgATGCATATAAAGCTATAAGTTATTTTAGTGTTTGAGAAATTCAATATTACAATAAACCATGAAGGGAAAAGTTACCTGTAAGCGTCTAAAGTGAGATCATTCCTAGTTACTTCTTTATTGCAACATTTTGCATCCTATTGTTGCTATCTATTCATGAGCACCATAGTTCACAGGACTAGAAGACAAAATCTGAAACAACTTATATTCTCCAGATTTGCAAGCAAGAGATGTGGCATTTATCATTTATTTGATGTGCTCTTATTATCTTAATCTCAAACCTATCAGCAATATGGTGGTCATTACAAATGCCAAGCAGCATTCATCTTTATTATTAATCAGCAGCTGATAATAAACAGAGTTTACATGCAATTCAAGAGGCTAGTTTCATTTGCAAATAAATTGTGCTCATTAGGCAGTAGCTAATGGCCAAATAAATCATAGTTAATGGAATGGGCTAAAGTTGATAGATAAAACCAGAACTGTTCTTACCTGTAACACTTTCAACAGATGGCACAGGAACAGGAGCTGGAGGGATGTTATTCTCTATAGAATATGGCTCGCCAGGAACTACAAGAAgcagataattaaataaatggataaaCAAAACAACGTGCATGTTAATTCTATTGGCATTGATTTATTGAATAGGTGCACAAAGTGTAGCCCTACCAAAATAGTTATACATATAATAACGACAAATCTCTGAAGATTTTGAAACAAGAGTACAATCTCGCAAGCTATTAGGACGTGCCCATGGTTGTTGTTGAAGATTGATTAGCAAACATTTGGAGCCAATGACAGTGCGCGGCAATTCAAGACACTCAAACTGCCAGGATTCAACCACACCACAGTTCTCCTTTCAATCACATAAACTCAAGGAGATAATAGAAACCCTCTCTGCTCTTCTCTTGCTTGGAGGatgagaaaatgaaggaaaactAGGAAATCTCCTTGGAGCAATTTGATTGAAAAGACAGCCATTTGGTTCAACAGAGTACTAGAAAACTAGGTattaaaggagaagaaaaagataacaaAGTAGGCTAAGTTTTGTACCAGATAGGCAGATAGCTAACACATAGCAAACAAATAAATTCTATTTGGTCAAAAGTAAAAGGTCAAAGGTTCAAAGGCAAAAAAGAGAAGTGGGCTAGAAAGCAAGAAAGACAAAAAGCTATGCCCATAGAAAAGAAGAGGCAGAGAAGGTGTATAAAAAAGATAACCATGCTCTATCCCAAAGATGTAACTTACATCATGAAAAAGACATGCATAAATAAACCCAACAAAGGCATTTAATTATCAATGTGGAAACAAGAGATTGGTCACAGAAAGCATCTTGAAACTTGCACAAGAACACAAAATGCAACAAGGTTCTGTATGCATATCCAGATGATATTAACAAAGTAAAATCCACAAGGCAATAttaatatcttcatttttccaGACAGCAGATCTCCTGCATTTATTCAGTCAATTGAATAAATGAAACTTTTGCTTAAAACAGCGAGATTCAAAGAATagagtaaatgagaaataatcaTATTGCAGGAGGGTCAAGCAAAATGTCCAGTTGCTTCAAAAGAGAAACCAGAATATAGCCAAAATTGAACAAACAAGGCTGTCCCCTTTGGAAGGATTGGCGTCACAAGGCAAGAAATTACTAGCAACCTTAAAATTCCaaatatacacaaataaattagaatacCCAAGCTATATAACTGCTTTATATGCCATTATGGACATTTTGTTTCTGAGGAATAACTGTTAAATGATACTTCAAACTTTTCCCATATTATTGCTGAAGAAAGAGTTGATATTTCTTGGAAAAACTAATGCCCCTAGTAAACTAGCTTTAGTTTATACTTTATACCAAGCCTTATACTTCCACAGGAAACTAACTTCTGGGACAGTTCTAAACCATACCTGCACGCATATGCAAACTTTAGGCATATATGACTTTATTCAATAAGTTGATCTATAAACTGGTTATATCAGTTCAACATCTTAGGTAAAAAGCATCTAGGAAATGCTGATTCAAATGCAGTCCATAACGTATCTTTACTACAATAGTATCAGTAAACTGCTTTACCAACATAAACCCAAAAACAAGGTTTATAAAAAGGCATGCAAACAAGAAACCACCttacaaaaggaaagaaaaaagggtCTTAAAGATGTTAATGCATTTTACCCACGTACATATATATGGCTCCTTACTAGAATCCATTTAATTGACCCCACCTGGTGGAATTAAGGGTTGTTTTGGTTGTTGTGTTGTAGTCAAATAAGTGGGCAACCATCTTTGTACATCCTATGGCATGCACAATAATTTCCTACCATTTTTTTCCTACTTATTTTGCTATAAGCATACTTTTTCCGTTTCACATACTTGTGTCGATTATTACTTTGTATCACGTGTCCAAACCAGTCTGCTCACAATATATTTGGAGAAATATATGGTTCTAAGCAATAAATTCAAACGCTTGATCATGAATTGGTCACGAATTGGTCTATACCGAAAATCTTTTAATCAGATTATTATCAACTTAGCCAAAGACGTATAAAGAAAATCCTAATTTACAGGCGGCTAATTAGATTTCTTTCCTCCAATCAGAGTCAATAATTTGCTGTGCCAACTAGCACTGCAAGTCAAAATCCATTCAAATCTGCCAAAAATCAAACTTAGGTCAACTAACCAAAAGCAGTTCAACCCAAGATATTATAATCAAACAGAAGAGAGTCAAACCTGAATTCAGCGGAATATAGTAGAGTGCACCAATGGTCACATTATCAGGACTAGCAATCCCATTCACAGTCTCAATACTATCCATACTAACCCCAAATCTACTCGCTAAGGACTCAACGGTATCCCCATCCCTGAACACATAGCTCATCAAGTAATTCCACAGCCCGCTCGAACAACCGCAGAGCAAGTGCAACGACACCACCGCCCCTGCCCGAGCCGAACGGGAGGAATTCGGCAAAAAGGCCAATCCATCATAAGCCTCCACCACCATATCATACACAGATCCGCCATTTTGCGGCACAGTGTACGTGGTGTTGGTCACATACTTCTTCATAGCCGGAGCGCAGGAACAGTTCTTGCGAACGAACACGTAGTCCCTGCTGTTGCCTTCCGCGGTGACGTCCCCCGGCAAGACGTCGAACATGCTCTGAATCACCGCGAGGGTTTGGTCCGGTCTCGGCTTGAAGGCCAAGAACGACGAGCACAGCCTGTTGGTATCCGTACAGTTCAGCGGAGCGGAGAACGAAGCAGAAGAAGTGCGTAGTATCAGAGATTGCGACTGAACAAGGAGAATCAGAACAAACCAGAAAGATTTCGTCCCGAGATTCATCGTGGAGCGATCAAATCTCAGAAAAATCAGCAAAATAGCATTACATGCTCGTGAATCAGAGAGAAACGCAATGACGATACTGAGATTAACGAAGAACTAGCGTGAAatttaaggaagaagaagaagaagaaaggtgaAGCGAATGAAGATCAAGGGGGCttgaaggaaggaagaaggaaagacCGAGGGGACTGGGAACGGAGCATTTTGTCTTCGTCTTAAACATGGATCACTCGCTCTGCTAAGCGTTATTATGTCAGCAAAAAGAAAAGCGAAAGTGACAGCGTCACGGTAAGGGGAAGATAACAGAACCCCCCTTGCCTGGAGATTTTTGGCACACTGAAATTACTGTATTGCCCTTGGCTCCCCATTTGCCGATGTCCCTTGCCGCTTTCTTGCCAAATAAAAATCTAGGTTGGTTCCTCgctacattattttattttttttcttttatgtagcTTTTGTACCAAATCGTTTTgcattttcaaatattataataatatttttattcatttatataaatctcCCTTCTCTTCCATCCTCAAACatttaatagaaagtaaatattatgtaaaattttaattggtaTATAAATtaggattaaaagaaaaaaagaaagaaagggaagagTAAGCTTAGCAGGGTCataatgggaaaaaaatttCGGCAACTGCAAAGATAAGGCTGATTTTGGGAAATGGGAGGAGAGCAGGTCGCCAGATTTGGGTAAAAGATGAGAGTGACAGTTGGGTCGGGCCCCACCCACGTCGTTTTGCGCCAAATCTCACGGCCCAAATCGACGATGAATTGCCGACTACTCGGCCATACAAATGCCGTAGCATGGCGGCAACGCTGACTGAATCACAGCGTCAAATGACCCAGGCGACCGACAACCCATACGGAAATAATAATCCACTGCTCCAACCTGCACACAGATAATCTCGTACAAAGCAATCAAGGCCGTCCACGTCAGCCTCCACAAacctttcaaaataatatggAAAATGCTAAAGAGCCAACGGGCTTACCGACAAATTTACTAAAAGGGGGCAAGAAGATCATTTTGCCCCATGCCTTGttctccctctccctttccCTCTGTTATAGATTCCCTCTATTTTGTGTGTCTCCCCTACTTGTCATGGTCGTCGCTCGTCTTTTCATCGTGTCTCACTATGGTCGTTCGACCTTATCTCTGTCGCCTCGTCTCGCCGACAAGATagggcaaaatcgtctttttaCCCCTTCTTTGTGAGTCGTTCGATAAACCCG is from Diospyros lotus cultivar Yz01 chromosome 2, ASM1463336v1, whole genome shotgun sequence and encodes:
- the LOC127794103 gene encoding lysM domain receptor-like kinase 3, with the protein product MNLGTKSFWFVLILLVQSQSLILRTSSASFSAPLNCTDTNRLCSSFLAFKPRPDQTLAVIQSMFDVLPGDVTAEGNSRDYVFVRKNCSCAPAMKKYVTNTTYTVPQNGGSVYDMVVEAYDGLAFLPNSSRSARAGAVVSLHLLCGCSSGLWNYLMSYVFRDGDTVESLASRFGVSMDSIETVNGIASPDNVTIGALYYIPLNSVPGEPYSIENNIPPAPVPVPSVESVTENHVNHKSHVPYGWIVGSLGFGLALIILVIVLFFSLRSSRCFSETQGSGGKNLDQKISHKFHILRNTSFCCASGRYICGKSGDIKHTNGESSDHQINIPKVISNDVFEMEKPVVFTFEEILSSTDGFSDSNLLGHGTYGSVYYGLLRDQEVAIKRMTATKTKEFMAEMKVLCKVHHTNLVELIGYAASEDELFLIYEYAQKGSLRSHLHDPTSKGHPSLSWILRLQIALDTARGLEYIHEHTKPHYVHRDIKTSNILLDGAFQAKISDFGLAKLVGKTTEGEASATRVVGTFGYLAPEYLRDGLATTKSDVYAFGVVLFEIISGKEAIAQTEGIVMKNPGRRSLASIMLAALRNSPDSMTMSSLKDHIDPNLMDLYPHDCLFKVAMLAKQCVDEDPILRPDMKQVVISLSQILLSSVEWEATLAGNSQVFSGLVQGR